A stretch of the Balneola vulgaris DSM 17893 genome encodes the following:
- a CDS encoding FG-GAP-like repeat-containing protein, with protein sequence MKQLFGTVFLAIITVFSGLAQPAVTAVSPLKHSNDISTDANIVITFSEAMDMATIDTSTIIVTGNFGTIYSGAFSTSGNQITFDPSQDFKVGEEISVMITTGAQDATDNTPLASAYYYGFKTTNNSIGEFKAPVDYTVKGAGNYANYTSVADLNEDGYLDLVIATPLQNVVTVFINNGDGTYGAGTDLATNQSVFELSTVDVDKDGDNDIVTANNAANSLSVFLNNGSGTGTFAARTDYGTLMQSPAKSQVAADMNGDGFVDIIQSNIDSDSLHVFLNDGTGSFNAEKGVATGASVSSLKAVDSDYDNDIDILVVIGTSSLLQEFTNDGSGTLTSGSSWSVGTNPVALATANVNGTTGRVDAMVLALDVNRVDVNYDQFGASYIGTNTTTVGTSPTWITALDVDSDGDQDAVVTNGVGNNLSILSNDGTGVLTESTFSLNSTYGNHITSADVDNDGDLDLITANGNGTFSVVEAYTGPEVASGTPQNGTFGIGAASSITLKFNDAINATTLDESSIQVTGSIRGSYSALYSYSSLDSTVTITADSTFLAGELIKVSANGNVESSTGAAMQNPFTFAFLSSAGSGGSYGAGTAYAAGSGADDIVVRDFNADGIEDVATANFTADSISILLGVGDGTFGAATQYYAGNEVTALDAGDVNGDGNLDIVTVANESLVSVFTGTGSGTFSARTTQSISGIGTDITLADLDVDGDLDIIYSSSGSLRRQMNDGTGTFSTEWNLSSSDINVEVVDLNNDGILDAAYVDNNAGISTFKTSSNVGTSTPSTNTYTLNAVAGAVRTGDFNGDGYLDAVVSIAGKIAYYQNNGDGTFAAKAETSLTEYFVADDLQAMDIDGDGDLDVVLANSTNDNFVVLTNDGSASLTETEIISSGDAPKSIALADVNKDGVTDVLSANYNTGQLSVHLGGVQPAIVSRTPDVYSLSADTSANIEVAFNTSLDPTTVNSTNVTVYGSKTGSIDGSVSYTGGTNTISFDPTNTLNPGEEIIVTLSQAISSTQGLNLEDEVSYSFTVKNYAAEVYLSEATYNLTGSMKIQTMATADMDGDGDLDIVNGINWPYAISVAFNDGNGGFGTVDTTTISNNSPIALKVADMDNDGDFDVVITQRVSSNTNILTYSNDGVGGLTLVESFTLTGDLAYGIDVKDIDADGYVDILLAGNSTQNLIKLTNDQDGTFTQSTVSMAFGNSPDRLEAFDVDGDGDIDLVSSDYNDNTISVLKNDGSGTFAARVSYAVTNRPSYLRTGDLNGDGALDLVVSDNDGDAFTVMLNQGSGVFSASQSVASSVRDIKLYDFDGDEDLDIIIRDSQRLMAYPNDGSGSFSSFQEINFGGYMSDFELLDLNKDGALDLVYGESSTIKTTLNMPKVEVVSATPAPNALGITVSDNVTITFSKDMDPATLTSSNVHVRSTTSGVIDAVYTYSAGTKTLTINPNTDFKVGEELIITVSTNVTNLDGVKLFQPFISSFTTAASGFGTFVYRDSTDVSAYSSLSIMRGADVDNDGDIDLIANNGSSIEVFKNTAGTYSHSSTIAISSTEKLMLDDIDGDGDVDIVSKPYGDNHLFSNDGTGVFSIADTISTVTFSNYEHILADINSDGYPDIIHLQGSQLMYYKFGAGDFSFPTSGYSTMQHESSGTGFNSDHIAAGDIDNDGDIDILATEKGQSKLLVMTNSLGSFEGTAMYEVGTDPEEIRIADFNGDGFNDVIVMRSDSYAFTVLVNNGDGTFGTANDYGLDANAFLNDVYVKDIDGDNDIDIVIYYENDLTGGQEILFAYNNGSAVFGNQSLFKYPNSSPYSYGSFPNDLVFVDVNGDAALDVITHAADYNAAGNRVLLTALNEEVIATTPTLAASNISANSTATSSVISWTNGDGNRRLVVLKEASAVDAIPADSANYNPHPVFGSGTQLGTGNYVIYAGAANSTAVSGLQAETEYYVEIFEMNGLPGAEKILTASTAVGSFTTAPPPTIWSKNDSTFTFTKANYADATDPANQDKVSETVWFTRGDDRGFYNAAFETSYSSSSSPEGTLWALGTTDDLSTLTFNTFENTLQGAIGDYIEGTDMVVYVEAENLYFDINFSSWSSGGSGGGFSYTRAIGPEPRTEEFTYETVAGSALEFDSNTSYAEYVNINTDYVPANFTTEMWVKPSALNTEQVILSYSSDDVMIGINASNQFYASHNQPSVGGGGGGEGGFEPEAPTSMCCGPGPAPSNKIETTSSTLATTDAWYHIAVVGETKGLLTLYINGVAEDTVSADLLVADGSAWRLGAHRFNGNDFYGTVDELRIWDVKRTESEIRSFMHRTYEGQQKYLRTYLQFNDGSGSTATDGTGKMDGFINNSNGWVVSEAPIGQGTIEEANDFQTGSTTIGKTTLSMGDGFDNPVDVQVTEISGDPNSFPAGVTSTIGGTYFVINLYGDPGTFSADLTLNYGSGAITPEQAAMPSQIKLFKRSSNSSGSWTDLGGASSANATTGEVTWTGITSFSQFMSVYKEFDLIQTPDTTLISYNDSTLTIPGSFFNFEANYIDTTMTITLDEAIEGTLFIDNNSDNVFNSGDVSITSAQTESYLPSTGSLKYANSLMNTDSLTIRLNAGQFSDSIKVAVATLKANPQLHHTADQNGWFMLSNPTDVTINDWLGSLWTQGAVNSDAPGAGPTLYTFNQDSAFFEPITTDLDTTKLAAGQGLLAYLFADDDFLDGNPPANGGWPKLLPNYGNPFTTDNITVTIKNVDKDNSTTTNGDEGWALMGNPYGWNISVDSLLNTIQRSDASASNFIYRWDTQNGEYVVAGSGQISPYESFFVRLVTSGVTANVELGYDDHVVDAGLKAVNEQKDIPTLAFNLASEGSDKVSKSTVRIMPESMIGADRNDAYYLQPLSAQYSNLFSKVDDLNMVINTVPESLGEMIEIPFYLNTNVGGTFNLSWESSELPDDWKITIVDLQTMQEYDARIEEAIQITKKVKTTTDSDLNSLAKAKASTSEQPVYLVRMEPSTSVSNEEVVDIPDAIELRQNYPNPFNPSTAIQFGVPMAGKVKLEVYDVLGRKVATLINNEFTSAGRHTVTFNARDLASGMYIYRLEVNGKALIQKMTLIK encoded by the coding sequence ATGAAACAGCTATTCGGAACGGTATTTTTGGCCATAATTACGGTGTTTAGTGGGTTAGCTCAACCTGCAGTAACAGCCGTATCGCCACTAAAGCATAGTAACGATATTAGCACCGACGCTAATATTGTAATTACTTTTAGTGAAGCCATGGATATGGCCACTATCGACACTTCAACCATTATTGTAACTGGAAACTTCGGCACCATATATAGCGGTGCTTTTAGCACAAGTGGAAATCAAATAACATTCGACCCTTCTCAAGATTTTAAAGTTGGGGAAGAAATTAGTGTTATGATTACTACCGGAGCACAAGATGCTACAGATAATACCCCATTAGCTAGTGCTTATTATTACGGTTTTAAAACTACCAACAATAGTATTGGTGAATTTAAAGCTCCAGTTGATTATACCGTAAAAGGTGCAGGAAACTATGCAAACTACACTTCTGTAGCTGATTTAAACGAAGATGGATATCTCGATTTAGTGATTGCAACACCTCTCCAAAATGTGGTTACTGTGTTCATTAACAATGGAGATGGGACTTATGGTGCAGGGACTGATTTAGCTACCAATCAGTCGGTTTTTGAACTATCAACGGTTGATGTTGATAAGGATGGTGATAATGATATTGTAACTGCGAACAATGCTGCGAACAGTTTGTCGGTATTTTTAAACAATGGTAGTGGAACAGGTACCTTTGCAGCTCGAACAGATTATGGCACTTTAATGCAATCGCCGGCAAAATCTCAAGTTGCCGCAGACATGAATGGTGATGGCTTTGTAGACATTATTCAATCCAATATTGATTCGGACAGTCTACATGTTTTTCTAAATGACGGAACGGGATCTTTTAATGCTGAAAAGGGCGTTGCCACGGGTGCAAGTGTTTCTTCTTTAAAAGCCGTTGATTCCGATTATGATAACGATATTGATATACTTGTTGTAATTGGTACCTCAAGTTTACTTCAGGAGTTCACGAATGATGGTAGTGGTACACTTACTTCAGGTTCTTCTTGGAGTGTTGGAACAAATCCAGTTGCCTTAGCTACCGCAAATGTAAATGGCACCACTGGACGAGTTGACGCTATGGTATTGGCACTTGATGTAAACCGAGTGGATGTTAATTACGACCAATTTGGGGCCTCATATATCGGTACAAATACCACCACTGTAGGAACTTCACCTACTTGGATAACAGCACTGGATGTGGATTCAGATGGTGATCAAGATGCGGTGGTAACAAATGGTGTTGGCAATAACCTATCCATATTATCGAATGACGGCACTGGAGTTTTAACGGAGTCTACATTTAGTTTAAACTCAACATATGGTAATCATATAACATCAGCTGATGTTGATAATGATGGTGATTTAGATCTTATCACAGCTAATGGGAATGGTACTTTCTCAGTTGTGGAAGCGTACACAGGGCCTGAAGTGGCATCGGGTACACCACAAAATGGTACGTTTGGCATTGGTGCTGCTAGTAGCATTACTCTAAAATTTAATGATGCTATAAACGCTACTACTTTAGATGAGAGTAGTATTCAAGTAACAGGATCTATTCGAGGGTCATATTCAGCTTTGTATAGCTATTCATCATTAGATTCTACAGTGACTATTACAGCAGATTCAACTTTTCTTGCTGGTGAGCTCATCAAAGTAAGCGCGAATGGAAATGTTGAAAGTAGCACAGGTGCTGCAATGCAGAATCCATTTACTTTTGCATTCTTGAGCAGTGCAGGGTCTGGAGGATCTTATGGTGCAGGTACAGCATACGCTGCGGGATCTGGTGCGGATGATATCGTTGTTCGGGATTTTAATGCTGATGGTATTGAGGATGTAGCAACTGCTAACTTCACAGCTGATAGTATTTCTATTTTATTAGGAGTCGGTGATGGTACATTCGGAGCGGCAACTCAATATTACGCCGGTAATGAAGTAACAGCTTTAGATGCTGGAGATGTAAATGGTGATGGTAACTTAGATATCGTTACTGTAGCTAATGAATCATTGGTATCGGTATTTACTGGTACAGGAAGCGGAACATTCTCTGCACGTACTACCCAATCTATTTCAGGGATTGGTACTGATATAACCCTTGCTGACTTAGATGTTGATGGCGATCTAGACATCATCTATTCAAGTTCAGGTTCATTGAGACGTCAAATGAACGATGGAACAGGTACTTTCTCAACAGAATGGAATTTGAGTTCAAGCGACATAAATGTAGAAGTAGTTGACTTAAACAACGATGGGATATTAGATGCTGCTTATGTAGATAATAATGCCGGTATTTCAACTTTTAAAACCAGCTCGAATGTTGGCACCAGCACTCCTTCAACAAATACTTATACGTTGAATGCAGTTGCAGGTGCAGTTAGAACGGGCGACTTTAATGGCGACGGGTATTTAGATGCTGTCGTTTCTATAGCCGGGAAAATTGCATACTACCAAAATAATGGTGATGGTACCTTTGCAGCTAAAGCCGAAACGTCTTTGACCGAATATTTCGTAGCTGATGACCTTCAAGCTATGGATATAGATGGTGATGGAGACTTAGATGTTGTGTTAGCAAATAGTACTAACGATAATTTTGTAGTTCTTACAAATGATGGTTCTGCTTCATTAACTGAAACGGAAATCATTTCTTCAGGAGATGCTCCCAAGTCGATTGCCCTTGCTGATGTAAACAAAGATGGAGTTACAGATGTATTGAGTGCTAACTATAATACAGGGCAACTTTCTGTTCACCTTGGTGGTGTTCAGCCAGCGATTGTTTCTAGAACGCCGGATGTGTATAGCCTATCTGCAGACACCTCTGCAAACATTGAGGTAGCTTTTAATACAAGCTTGGATCCTACTACTGTAAACTCAACCAATGTAACCGTTTATGGTTCCAAAACAGGGAGTATTGATGGTTCAGTAAGTTATACAGGAGGAACAAATACAATTTCTTTTGATCCAACAAATACACTTAATCCAGGGGAAGAAATCATTGTAACACTATCTCAAGCAATTAGTTCAACCCAAGGCTTGAATCTAGAAGATGAAGTGAGCTACTCATTTACAGTGAAGAATTATGCGGCTGAAGTTTACCTAAGTGAAGCGACTTATAATCTTACAGGTTCTATGAAAATTCAAACCATGGCTACGGCCGACATGGACGGTGATGGTGATCTAGATATAGTAAATGGAATAAACTGGCCATATGCTATATCTGTTGCTTTTAATGATGGGAATGGTGGATTTGGCACTGTGGATACAACTACTATTTCGAATAATTCACCCATCGCATTGAAAGTAGCCGATATGGATAATGATGGTGATTTTGATGTAGTTATTACTCAAAGGGTATCTTCAAATACTAATATCTTAACCTATTCAAACGATGGTGTAGGCGGTTTAACGTTGGTTGAATCGTTTACATTAACGGGAGATTTAGCTTACGGAATTGATGTGAAGGATATTGACGCGGATGGGTATGTTGATATTCTGCTTGCTGGAAACTCTACTCAAAACCTGATCAAGTTAACCAACGATCAAGATGGAACATTTACTCAAAGCACAGTTTCAATGGCATTTGGAAATAGCCCAGATCGCTTAGAAGCTTTTGATGTAGATGGTGATGGTGATATAGATTTGGTTAGTTCGGATTACAATGATAACACCATATCTGTATTAAAAAATGACGGTTCAGGCACCTTCGCCGCTCGCGTTAGTTATGCTGTTACAAATAGGCCGAGTTACCTAAGAACTGGTGATTTGAATGGTGATGGGGCTCTAGATTTAGTGGTGTCTGATAATGATGGAGACGCATTCACTGTAATGTTAAATCAAGGAAGTGGAGTATTTAGTGCTTCTCAAAGCGTTGCTTCTTCTGTTCGAGACATCAAACTCTATGATTTTGATGGAGATGAAGATTTAGACATCATAATCCGCGATTCACAACGATTAATGGCATACCCTAATGATGGATCTGGATCATTTTCTAGCTTCCAAGAAATAAACTTTGGTGGTTATATGTCTGATTTTGAGTTGCTTGACTTAAACAAAGATGGGGCATTAGACTTGGTATATGGTGAAAGTAGTACCATTAAAACGACCTTGAATATGCCTAAAGTTGAAGTTGTGTCGGCAACTCCAGCACCTAATGCATTAGGAATTACGGTGTCAGATAATGTGACCATCACCTTCAGCAAAGACATGGACCCAGCTACTCTTACTAGTAGTAACGTACATGTTAGAAGTACTACTTCAGGTGTAATAGATGCGGTGTATACTTACAGCGCAGGTACAAAAACGCTTACCATTAACCCTAATACTGATTTTAAAGTAGGTGAAGAGTTAATTATTACTGTAAGTACAAACGTAACAAATTTGGATGGTGTAAAACTCTTCCAACCATTTATTAGTTCGTTCACAACCGCTGCTTCTGGTTTTGGTACCTTTGTTTATAGAGACTCAACCGATGTGAGTGCATACTCTAGTTTAAGCATTATGCGAGGTGCCGATGTAGATAACGATGGTGACATTGATTTGATAGCGAATAATGGTTCGTCTATTGAAGTATTCAAAAATACGGCAGGTACTTACAGTCATTCCTCTACTATTGCGATATCTAGCACTGAGAAGCTCATGCTTGATGATATTGATGGCGATGGAGATGTAGATATCGTATCCAAGCCATATGGTGATAATCACTTGTTTTCTAATGACGGTACGGGTGTATTCTCTATTGCTGATACGATTAGCACAGTTACTTTTTCGAACTATGAACATATCTTGGCAGATATTAACAGTGACGGTTACCCTGATATAATCCATTTACAAGGAAGCCAACTAATGTATTATAAGTTTGGAGCTGGTGATTTTAGTTTCCCAACCAGTGGTTATTCTACAATGCAACATGAAAGTTCAGGTACAGGCTTTAATTCAGATCATATTGCCGCAGGCGACATCGACAACGATGGGGATATTGATATCCTAGCCACTGAAAAAGGGCAGTCTAAGTTACTGGTAATGACCAATTCATTGGGCTCCTTTGAAGGTACGGCCATGTACGAAGTGGGTACTGATCCAGAGGAAATTAGAATTGCTGATTTCAATGGTGATGGCTTCAATGATGTAATAGTAATGCGTTCTGATAGTTATGCCTTCACAGTATTAGTAAACAATGGTGATGGTACCTTCGGAACGGCAAACGATTATGGTCTAGATGCCAATGCTTTCTTGAATGATGTGTATGTAAAAGATATAGATGGCGACAATGATATAGACATTGTTATATACTACGAAAATGATCTCACTGGAGGTCAAGAAATTCTGTTTGCATACAACAATGGTAGTGCAGTATTTGGAAACCAAAGTTTATTCAAATATCCAAATTCTTCTCCATATAGTTATGGTTCGTTCCCTAACGATCTCGTATTTGTAGATGTAAATGGTGATGCGGCATTAGATGTAATTACCCATGCGGCCGACTATAATGCTGCGGGGAATAGAGTATTACTTACGGCATTAAATGAAGAGGTTATTGCAACAACACCAACTCTAGCAGCAAGTAATATATCAGCTAATTCAACGGCTACATCTTCAGTAATAAGCTGGACAAATGGAGATGGCAATCGTCGCCTGGTAGTTCTTAAGGAAGCAAGTGCTGTGGATGCTATCCCTGCTGATAGCGCGAATTATAACCCGCATCCAGTATTTGGTTCTGGAACTCAATTAGGCACTGGTAATTATGTAATCTATGCCGGTGCTGCAAACTCAACGGCTGTTTCAGGACTTCAAGCTGAGACGGAATACTATGTAGAAATATTCGAGATGAATGGGTTGCCGGGAGCTGAAAAAATACTAACAGCTTCAACTGCTGTTGGTAGCTTTACAACAGCACCTCCACCAACCATCTGGAGTAAAAATGATTCTACCTTTACCTTTACGAAAGCTAATTATGCCGACGCTACCGATCCTGCTAATCAGGACAAGGTTTCCGAAACGGTTTGGTTTACCAGAGGTGATGACAGAGGTTTTTACAATGCGGCATTCGAAACTAGCTATTCAAGTTCATCCTCACCAGAAGGTACATTGTGGGCATTGGGAACAACTGATGACCTATCTACCTTAACTTTTAATACATTCGAGAATACTCTTCAAGGTGCAATTGGAGATTATATAGAAGGCACTGATATGGTAGTGTATGTAGAAGCAGAAAACTTATACTTTGATATTAACTTCTCTTCTTGGTCTTCTGGTGGCAGTGGCGGTGGGTTTAGCTACACTCGTGCTATAGGTCCTGAACCAAGAACAGAAGAATTCACCTACGAAACAGTAGCTGGTAGTGCTCTTGAATTTGATTCAAATACGAGTTATGCAGAGTATGTGAATATTAACACAGATTATGTTCCTGCCAACTTTACTACTGAAATGTGGGTGAAACCATCTGCTTTAAACACCGAGCAAGTGATTCTCTCTTACAGTAGTGATGATGTAATGATAGGGATTAATGCCTCAAATCAATTTTACGCATCCCATAACCAACCAAGCGTTGGTGGTGGCGGCGGTGGTGAAGGAGGCTTTGAACCAGAAGCTCCAACTAGTATGTGCTGTGGGCCTGGTCCAGCACCTTCAAATAAGATTGAGACAACTAGTTCAACTCTTGCTACAACGGATGCTTGGTATCACATCGCCGTTGTTGGTGAGACCAAAGGTTTGCTCACACTGTACATAAATGGAGTTGCTGAAGATACCGTTTCAGCAGACTTACTTGTTGCTGATGGAAGTGCTTGGAGGTTAGGTGCTCATAGATTTAATGGAAATGACTTCTATGGAACCGTCGACGAACTTCGCATTTGGGATGTAAAACGCACAGAATCTGAAATACGATCATTTATGCACCGCACCTACGAAGGTCAACAAAAATACCTACGTACTTACTTACAGTTCAACGATGGCAGTGGAAGCACGGCTACCGATGGAACGGGTAAAATGGATGGTTTTATCAATAACTCTAACGGTTGGGTAGTTTCTGAAGCACCAATAGGCCAAGGAACTATAGAGGAAGCCAATGATTTCCAAACAGGTTCAACAACCATCGGTAAAACAACCCTATCTATGGGCGATGGTTTCGATAACCCAGTTGATGTTCAGGTAACCGAAATATCTGGGGATCCTAATAGCTTCCCAGCAGGTGTTACTTCAACAATTGGTGGCACGTACTTTGTGATCAACTTATATGGAGATCCTGGTACATTCTCAGCTGATCTTACACTGAACTATGGTTCTGGTGCAATTACACCAGAGCAAGCGGCTATGCCATCTCAGATAAAACTATTCAAAAGAAGTTCAAATTCTTCGGGTAGTTGGACAGACTTAGGCGGCGCTTCTTCAGCAAATGCAACTACTGGTGAGGTAACCTGGACAGGTATTACTTCCTTCAGCCAGTTTATGTCGGTTTACAAAGAGTTCGATCTAATTCAGACTCCTGATACCACACTCATCAGCTATAATGATAGTACACTTACAATCCCTGGTAGCTTCTTCAACTTCGAGGCCAACTATATTGATACAACGATGACTATCACTTTAGATGAAGCCATTGAAGGTACCTTATTCATTGATAACAACAGTGATAACGTATTCAATTCAGGCGATGTAAGTATCACTTCTGCACAAACAGAATCATATTTACCATCAACAGGTTCGCTGAAATATGCTAACTCCCTAATGAATACAGATTCGTTAACCATTCGCTTGAATGCAGGTCAGTTTAGCGACTCAATAAAAGTGGCAGTAGCTACACTAAAAGCGAATCCACAGTTGCATCATACGGCTGATCAAAATGGTTGGTTCATGTTATCTAACCCAACAGATGTTACAATCAACGACTGGTTAGGAAGTCTATGGACACAAGGTGCTGTTAACTCAGATGCACCAGGTGCAGGCCCAACACTGTATACCTTTAATCAGGATAGTGCTTTCTTCGAGCCGATAACTACCGATTTGGATACCACTAAATTGGCAGCTGGACAAGGATTGTTAGCATATTTATTTGCTGATGATGATTTCTTAGATGGAAACCCACCTGCAAACGGTGGATGGCCTAAGCTGTTGCCGAATTACGGTAATCCATTTACTACCGATAATATTACAGTAACCATTAAGAACGTAGATAAAGACAATTCTACTACAACAAATGGCGATGAGGGTTGGGCTCTTATGGGTAACCCTTATGGGTGGAATATTAGCGTAGATTCACTACTCAACACCATTCAAAGATCGGATGCTAGTGCAAGTAACTTCATCTATAGATGGGATACTCAAAATGGTGAATACGTAGTAGCTGGTTCAGGACAAATCAGTCCATATGAATCGTTCTTCGTTCGCTTAGTTACTTCAGGAGTAACTGCTAATGTTGAACTAGGATATGATGACCATGTAGTGGATGCAGGTTTAAAAGCTGTAAACGAACAGAAGGATATACCTACACTTGCATTTAACTTAGCTAGTGAAGGTTCAGACAAAGTGAGTAAGAGTACAGTTCGCATAATGCCAGAATCAATGATTGGGGCCGATCGAAATGACGCGTATTACTTACAACCACTATCCGCACAATATTCAAATCTCTTCTCGAAAGTAGATGACTTGAATATGGTAATTAACACAGTACCTGAGTCGCTTGGCGAGATGATTGAAATTCCATTCTACCTAAATACTAATGTAGGTGGCACGTTTAATCTAAGTTGGGAAAGTTCTGAATTACCAGACGATTGGAAAATTACGATAGTTGATCTGCAAACCATGCAGGAATACGATGCTCGTATTGAAGAAGCCATTCAGATTACGAAAAAGGTAAAAACCACCACTGACTCAGATTTAAATAGCCTTGCTAAGGCAAAAGCATCAACAAGTGAGCAACCAGTGTATCTAGTTAGAATGGAACCTAGTACTTCCGTTTCAAACGAAGAAGTTGTTGACATACCAGATGCGATTGAGCTTCGTCAGAACTATCCGAATCCATTTAACCCAAGCACAGCTATTCAGTTTGGTGTTCCAATGGCTGGGAAAGTAAAACTTGAGGTATACGATGTACTTGGTAGAAAAGTAGCAACGCTTATCAATAATGAGTTTACCTCAGCAGGAAGGCATACGGTTACTTTTAACGCAAGAGACCTTGCCTCTGGGATGTATATCTACCGTTTAGAAGTGAACGGTAAGGCTCTCATCCAAAAGATGACATTAATTAAATAA